In Acidimicrobiia bacterium, the genomic stretch TTCGGCTCGCACCGCTATCCGGGTGCAGTACTTCATCATGGCCGGGATCGTGATATCTCTGGTGTCGTTCTTCCTCGGCGACCCCCTGCCGGACGCCGCCGTGGCCACCGTCGGCCAACCGACCGCCGGGTTTTGGTTGGTCTTCGCAGTGTTCTTCCCGGCTGTGACCGGCATCATGGCCGGCGTCAACATGAGCGGCGACCTGGTCGACCCGAGGCGTTCGATTCCACGCGGCACCATGGCGGCCATCGGGGTCAGCTACCTCGTCTATATGACCATTCCGTTCGTCCTGTCCCGATCCGCATCCACCGCCGACCTCATCAGCGATCCGCTCATCATGCGCAGAATCGCCATATGGGGCGATGCGATATTGGTCGGTGTCTGGGGTGCGACGTTGTCGAGTGCCGTTGGCAGCATTCTGGGTGCCCCGCGTATCTTGCAGGCGCTGGCTCGCGACAACATCCTCCCCAAACCCCTGCGTTTTGTCGGGAGGGGTTCCGGTCCGTCCGACGAGCCACGCATCGGCACCTATGTTTCGTTGGCTTTGGCCCTCGGAGCCATCGCCCTTGGAGACTTGAACGTTATAGCCCCGATACTCACGATGTTCTTTCTGGCTACCTACGCAGTTGTAAACGTCGTATCAGCCGTGGAACGTTTTCTGCGTTCGCCGTCGTTCCGACCTACCTTCCGGGTGCACTGGGCGCTGTCGGCTCTTGGGGCAGTCGGATGTTCGGCGGTCATGTTTCTCATCAACCCGGTGGCAACGGTGGTGGCGGCCTTCATTGTTCTTGGGATCTATCTCTGGCTTCAGCGTCGCGGCATCAAAACCACCTGGGGCGATGCGCGTGAGGGAGCCTGGCAAGCTTTGATCCGGTGGGGACTCATCAACCTGCGCTCCTCGGGATACGCCAAAACCTGGCGGCCCAACTTCCTCGTGCTGGCCGGCAGTCCCTCCAAACGCTGGTATCTCATCGACCTGGCGAACACCATTTCGCACGACCGGGGAATCCTGAGCGTTGCAACGATCCTTCCCGATCCGGTGACGAGTGAGCGCAAGACCCAGTTGGCCGCCACGATTCGGGACCACCTCGAGGAGAAGAGCGTCGAAGCGCTCGTCCGAGTCGTGTCCGCTCCCACCCCCTACATCGGTGTGGGGTTGCTCGTCGAAGCCTATGGGCTTGGCACGCTGATCCCGAATACGATCATGCTCGGTGACGGTGAGACGACCGGCAACCGCACCGAGTACGCCACGATGCTGTCGAACATCCATCACGCCAACCGCAACATCGTGCTGGTGCGGGCGGTTCCCTCAGAGAGTTTTGGTCGCCGCCAGCGAATCGATGTGTGGCTTCACGGGATACGGGGCAATGGTGCCCTGATGCTGACCCTGTCCCATCTGTTGGCAACCAGCCTGGAGTGGCGCGGGGCTACGGTGACCGTGCGGATGATTGTCGTCAACCCGGGCGGGGCAGAAGAAGCGCGCCAAAACCTATCCGCCCTCATCAAGTCTGCTCGAATCGATGCCGTGGTCGAGATCATCGTGGATCCTCGACCTGCCCCCGAAGTGATTTCGTCCACTTCCCGCACGGCCGACATCGCATTTCTGGGGTTACCTACGCCCGATCCGGCCGACGTGGCCGGATTCGCCGACGTCCTGGATGCCTTGATCCTTCAAACCGAATCCATACCGGCCGTGGCCTTTGTCCTGGCTTCGAAATCGGCTGATCTGGATTTGATTCTTCAGTAGTTCGGAGCGATTGCTCGTCACTACCTGACAGCGAAGGCCAGCTTCATGTTGGCGTGATACTGGATGACCTTGCCGTCTTTCACGCGAGCGGTCATGTTCTGTACCTCGACACCGGTAATGCCCTTGACTGACTCTGCCGCTTTGGCAACCCCGCGCTGGATGGCGTCCTCAAAGCTCACTTCGGAGATCCCGATGACCTCGATGATCTTTACGACGCCCTGGTCGATGAAATCTGACATGCGGACAGTCCTCTCGGTTTGGATGCCTCAGATTAGATGTTTGCGGGGCGAGTGAGACTGAACTGCGTCACGTCGATTCGGCCCGCAAGAAAACCAGCTTCGCAGTAGGACAAGTATGTCTTCCACATTTTCCGAAAGGTTTCGTCAAAGCCGAGCGTAGTGATCTGGAGCCAAGCCGATTCGAATCGCTCCTGCCATTCCTTCAAGGTCCGGGCGTAGTCGAGCCCGAATCGTTCCTCGGTATCCCAGGTCAGGCCGCTCCTCGAGGTGAGATCCTTGAGGACTCGCGGACTCGGAACCATCCCGCCAGGAAAGATGTAGCGGCGGATGAAGTCTTCGTTCGTTCGGTAGGAGTCGTAGAACTCGTCGTTGATGAGTATGACCTGGAGGCCGGCTCGGCCGCCCGGCTTGAGGACCCTGGCGATCGTGTCGAAATAGTCTGGCCACCGTGAGTCGTCGATCGACTCGATCATCTCGATAGAAACCACCCGATCGAACTGGCCCTCGACCTTCGAGTAGTCGAGCAGTTGAACGTCGATCATGCCGTCGAGTTCGGCGACCCGGTTCTTGTCGACGGCGTACCGGGCCTGAGCCTCGGCAATCGTCAACGTTGTCACGTTGCATCCGAGGCTCGCTGCGTACCGAGCCATCCCTCCCCATCCGGTACCGATCTCGAGCACGGATTGACCGGGTTGGAGGTCGGCCATCTCTGCGAGGCGAGCGTATTTCGCCTGCTGGGCGTCTTCGAGTGACAAGTCGTCAGAAGTGCCGGCGAGGCTGAAGCGGGCGGCCGAGTATGTCATGGAGGGGTCTAGCCAGGCTTCATAGAATTCATTGCCGAGGTTGTAGTGATCGACCATCGAGTCAACCGCGACGGTCCGATTGCTGGCTGGCAACCAGGTGCCCATTTTGCGGCCCAGCGCATAGAGGAGCGGATGCCGCTCGGCCCAGTGCTTCTGGTTCAGCGCGGCGAAAAAGAGGAACTCGGTGAGATCGTCCGGCTCGAATTCGCCTGCCATATATGCCTCGACCATGGCATTGGATCCGCCCCACAACACTCTGCGAAGCGAGCCGGCCTTGATGAGGCGCACGGTCGCCTTCGGCCCGAGCTCGGATCCCGTCAAGGCTCCTTTCGAACCGTCGGCGAAGGTCACGTCCAGTGACCCGACCGCTACGCCTGCCCCGAGAATGCGAAGCACCAGTCGATCAATCATCGATGGACCAACGGCATTGAAACATCTGAGGAGGGAGCTTCCGGGCGTCGGTGATAGTCGGCGCCTTTGCGCCAGAGATGGAGAGCCTGCCAGTGGATACCGATCATGACTCTGAACGTAAGCAAGGGATGTGACACGAGCAACCGGACGAGCGTTCCGGTGGTGAGTGGTGCCCGTCGGCCAGACATGACGGCGCTGAAGAGGTGACCGTTCATGTCGGATTCGGAAACCGTTAGTTTCATCAGTTCTCCGGGTGCCGAGAGCGCGAAGCGGTAGCGAGCCCCCATGTCGATAAAGGGGGAGACAAAGAACTGTTTGTCCCATTCGTGTACGACCGGGGACGCGTCGTCGACTGGAAGGAGGTAGCTGTGGTACTCCCCGAACGTGTTGCTTACTTCATAGAGAACGGCCGCCAGGTTCCCGGACGGATCGTCACAAAACCATATGCTGAGTGGGTTGAACGCGTATCCAAACAGGCGAGGCATCGTCAACAAACGAACCCGGCCGATCTCGATTCCTGCGTGGGCGGTCTGGCTGGTGATCCATGCCTTCAAAGAGGATCCGTCCCGGGGCCCATGGTCACCCTGTCGAAAGGAATACACATTTGGTTTGTCGACGGAGAACAGCCGGCTGGCCCCATCGGCGCTGTCGAGGTCGTCGAGGTCGAGCAACATCCAGTACACGCCATAGGAGAACGAGTGTTGCTTGGGCCGGGCGCGTCGGTGGCTGACCTTCCCGACGTAGAGCGAGTTCATAGGTCGGCCGGTTGACGAAGGAGGGCGTCTGCGGCCCCATATCCAGACATCAGACCATCCTCATGAAAGCCGTAGCGGGCATAGGCGCCGCAGTAGTAGGAACGTTTGGTCCCTTGTATGGAAGGCAGTTCAGCTTGTGCCGAAATGGCCGCCCGATCGAACATGGGATGATCGTACTCCCAGGAGCCCAACTGGTGGTCGGGTTCTTCCGACGGGTTGAGCGATACGAACACCGGTACGTCGGTTGTCAGGTTCTGAAGGCGGTTCATCCAATACGTGACGGACGGGAGGTCCCCCTCGTTACCGGTCCTGACGTTCCAACTTGCCCAGGCCCGGCGATGTTTTGGCATGAAGCGCGGATCCGTGTGGAGAACCGCACGGTTCCGGGAGTACGCAAAACTTCCGAGGACCGACTGTTCCTGCGATGTTGATTCGGATCCGAGCAGAGCCAGGGTGGTGTCGGCGTGAGTGGCGAAGATCACCTGGTCGAATCGTTCTGAGCCGGAGCTACTGAGGATCTCGACTCCGGACGAGTCGCGCCGAACGCTGACGACCGGTTCGTCGAGGTGGATATTTTGCGAGAAGGGGGCACTTAGCTTTTCAACGTAGCGTCGACTTCCGCCAGAGACGGTTCGCCACTGCGGGCGATTGCGAAGCTGTACGAGGCCGTGGTTACGGAAGAATCGAGCGAGCGTGGCGGCCGGGTAGTCGGCCATTTCGGCCGCCGGCGTTGACCAGATCGCCGCCCCCATCGGGAGAAGGTACCGTTCACGAAAGGCGCTTGAGTAACCGGCGGTGAGGTCTCCGAGGCGAAGCTCGGGGTCGTCAATGTCGACGG encodes the following:
- a CDS encoding Na-K-Cl cotransporter; its protein translation is MTEAVIAQKPAPVGLGTFGGVFTPSILTILGVIMYLRFGWVVGNAGLAGTLIIVTIATGITFLTGLSISQIATDQRIKTGGAYYMISRALGIEVGGAIGIPLYLAQALSVSLYTIGFAESLTVVFPSFDQRIVAAVTAIAVTALALISARTAIRVQYFIMAGIVISLVSFFLGDPLPDAAVATVGQPTAGFWLVFAVFFPAVTGIMAGVNMSGDLVDPRRSIPRGTMAAIGVSYLVYMTIPFVLSRSASTADLISDPLIMRRIAIWGDAILVGVWGATLSSAVGSILGAPRILQALARDNILPKPLRFVGRGSGPSDEPRIGTYVSLALALGAIALGDLNVIAPILTMFFLATYAVVNVVSAVERFLRSPSFRPTFRVHWALSALGAVGCSAVMFLINPVATVVAAFIVLGIYLWLQRRGIKTTWGDAREGAWQALIRWGLINLRSSGYAKTWRPNFLVLAGSPSKRWYLIDLANTISHDRGILSVATILPDPVTSERKTQLAATIRDHLEEKSVEALVRVVSAPTPYIGVGLLVEAYGLGTLIPNTIMLGDGETTGNRTEYATMLSNIHHANRNIVLVRAVPSESFGRRQRIDVWLHGIRGNGALMLTLSHLLATSLEWRGATVTVRMIVVNPGGAEEARQNLSALIKSARIDAVVEIIVDPRPAPEVISSTSRTADIAFLGLPTPDPADVAGFADVLDALILQTESIPAVAFVLASKSADLDLILQ
- a CDS encoding dodecin domain-containing protein — translated: MSDFIDQGVVKIIEVIGISEVSFEDAIQRGVAKAAESVKGITGVEVQNMTARVKDGKVIQYHANMKLAFAVR
- a CDS encoding class I SAM-dependent methyltransferase — encoded protein: MIDRLVLRILGAGVAVGSLDVTFADGSKGALTGSELGPKATVRLIKAGSLRRVLWGGSNAMVEAYMAGEFEPDDLTEFLFFAALNQKHWAERHPLLYALGRKMGTWLPASNRTVAVDSMVDHYNLGNEFYEAWLDPSMTYSAARFSLAGTSDDLSLEDAQQAKYARLAEMADLQPGQSVLEIGTGWGGMARYAASLGCNVTTLTIAEAQARYAVDKNRVAELDGMIDVQLLDYSKVEGQFDRVVSIEMIESIDDSRWPDYFDTIARVLKPGGRAGLQVILINDEFYDSYRTNEDFIRRYIFPGGMVPSPRVLKDLTSRSGLTWDTEERFGLDYARTLKEWQERFESAWLQITTLGFDETFRKMWKTYLSYCEAGFLAGRIDVTQFSLTRPANI
- a CDS encoding DUF1365 domain-containing protein — protein: MNSLYVGKVSHRRARPKQHSFSYGVYWMLLDLDDLDSADGASRLFSVDKPNVYSFRQGDHGPRDGSSLKAWITSQTAHAGIEIGRVRLLTMPRLFGYAFNPLSIWFCDDPSGNLAAVLYEVSNTFGEYHSYLLPVDDASPVVHEWDKQFFVSPFIDMGARYRFALSAPGELMKLTVSESDMNGHLFSAVMSGRRAPLTTGTLVRLLVSHPLLTFRVMIGIHWQALHLWRKGADYHRRPEAPSSDVSMPLVHR
- a CDS encoding FAD-dependent oxidoreductase; amino-acid sequence: MRVAIVGTGISGLGAAHRLKDDVDLTLYESSDWVGGHSHTVDVEIAGVSLAVDTGFIVYNTQTYPLLTSLFAELGVETEPSNMSFAIAGTPVEYEGSLAGMAASPLALLRISHWQMIRDILRFNRYIQTVDIDDPELRLGDLTAGYSSAFRERYLLPMGAAIWSTPAAEMADYPAATLARFFRNHGLVQLRNRPQWRTVSGGSRRYVEKLSAPFSQNIHLDEPVVSVRRDSSGVEILSSSGSERFDQVIFATHADTTLALLGSESTSQEQSVLGSFAYSRNRAVLHTDPRFMPKHRRAWASWNVRTGNEGDLPSVTYWMNRLQNLTTDVPVFVSLNPSEEPDHQLGSWEYDHPMFDRAAISAQAELPSIQGTKRSYYCGAYARYGFHEDGLMSGYGAADALLRQPADL